The Stenotrophomonas maltophilia sequence AATTCGGTCATTCGGGGTTCTTCCTCGGTGTGGGTGTGTGCCGGCTTGTGCAGGCGACGGGGTAATGTTCGGAGAATGTGGTTGTCGGGATAATTGCAGCGGTGGCCCGCTGATCGATCAGACCCAGCCGGAGGCGCTGACTCTGGCGCTGAAGGTTGAAACCTGGGCGATACCCCCGGCACGGCGCAGCGCGACGGAAATGCTGACGCTGTCTGATTCGTAGCTGGCCGACTTGGCAGGGACGCTGATCGACACGCCTGCCGATGGTGCCGCCGATGCCGGAACGAACGAGGGAGCACTGGTGCTGAAAGAGGCTTTCGCGGGCGTGGAACCGGTGATCTGCACTTCGTACTCGGAAACGCTTGCACCTGCCGGAAGCCACTGGCCCGACGCTGCTACTGAGCTGCCTCCATTGCCGCCACCGGCGACGCCTGTGCGGATGGCATAGGTGCCGTCGGCATACATCAGGATCGAGACGGTTGCCGACACGGAGCCGGTGGAGTTGGTTTTGGCGCCATTGCTTGCCGAGTAGCCCTTGCCATGGAACGGTAGCCTGTAGGTGGCGCTGCCGCGGGCCGCCCACAGGTTGGATACGTCCATGCCGTTGATGCGATGGCCTACGTCGGCACGTTTGCTGCCGTACTGGATGTGCGCGTAGCGGCGGCTCAGGTCGGTGCCGCCGATACGGCGGCCCGAATCCTGTGCAAGTGGACCTTCGACGTACGGATCGAACAGGTCGTCAAAGTCGACACCGGAAGAGCGATATCCGCTGGGCATGTCAGCGCTCCGCTTTCAGTGCGCGCACTTCGGCGGCCAGCTCCTGGATGGCCTTGGCCATCACCGGCAGCAGCTGGTCGAGCTTGACCGATGCCACGCGCTCGCCCTGGAACTCGACACCTTCCAGGTCGACCGCTTCCGGCACCAGTTCGGCCAGCTGCTCGGCGACGAAGAACAGGCGGCGGCGACCGTCGTCGTTGTACTCGGGCTTGTAGTGGCCGGCGGCCAGTTCCATTTTTTCTACAACAGCCAGGCCGTAGGAAAGTTCGCCATCGATGTTCTTCAGCTTGCGCGAAGAGCCAATATCGAAGCCGCCGGCTGTCCAGAGAGCCCCGGCGGCACTCAGCTGTAGCCGATCCACTTGCGCGGTGGACGACCAGATCCGGAACACGTTGTCCGTGTTGTAGATATGGAACTCTTGATTCGAGTTCCCACGGTCCTTGATGATGAATGCGGCATTGCCACCTGCGGAAGTGACGCCGCCGACGAATGTGTTCTCCCGGTACTGGACATTGCTGAAGCTTGCCCGCTGCGTCGGAGTTCCTCCGGTGAAGTCGTAGGAGTAAAGCGAAAGTGCTGCGTCGCTCTCCATGGCGGTGGCCCAACGGGTCACGTTGTTGGCCCAGCCGAACCGCTGATGTACGACCTGGGTGCTGCCCTGGCCCACGTACATGTTCAGCGCGCCGCTCATGATGTCGCCGGCTTTGCTTATCTTGCTTGCTGGATCGAAATTGCCGCTGGTCCAGACAGTGCCGCCCGCGTTGAGCATGGCGGTGTATCCGCCTGCCGCATTGGCGAAAGTGAAGTTCGACCCGTTCTTGAAGATGTAGGAATTGGTGTCCCCGAGCACGAGCACGCCGTCGTTGGCAACTCCATTCCATCCATAGGAACGAAGCGAGTTTCCATTTACGGCGACGTGTCCGGTGAACGTCCCGCCACTCTTATCCATCTTCGTGTCGGGCGCGAAGTTCCCGGCGTGCCACATCGCCGAGCCGTTCCAGCGCGGCACGTCATTGTGTGCGATGGTCAGTTCGCCTGCGGCGGTCCGGCCGGCATTCCATGACCTCCAGGTCGACTTGCCCTCCCAGGCCCCGATGTACGCGGTTTCCGCGCCGTACTTGCCGAAGCCAAGAAGCGGGTATGTGCCACCAATGAACTGCTGGTCGCGGAAGTCATTACGCGACAGGTTGGCCTTGTCGTTGATCGCCTCCTGCAGCCCGGTCACATCAGCAATCACATGCTTGTGGCCCACGGTGGCGAAGTCACCGGCCAGGGCGAACTCGGAGGCGTGCTTGCCGTCCAGGGTGTCGGCGTCCAGGCCGTTGCCATGCCCGGTGTCCTTCAGTGCGGCACTCTTCAGCTCCAGCGCCGTGCGGGCCGCGCTGGTGTTCGCCGCAGACAGCAGTGTCTTCGCCAGCGCGGTCGGGGTGCTGGCGCCGAAGCGCTTGTCGGTGTAAGCGCGCACGCCACGCGGGGTAACTGCGCGCTGGGTGTCGGTCGCATCTTCGGCTTCGGTGCTGGTGGCCAGCTCGACCACGCCGACCACCTCGGTGGTGGCGGGTGGATAAAGGAAGCCGGCATCGCCGAACTGGATCTGCGTCGTGTCGATCCCGCTGAAGCGGGTATCGGTGGCCAGCAGCAGCATCGACGCGGCCGACTTCTCCATGATCGGATCGGCCTGGCCGTAGCTGGCGAACAGGGTGCCGTCGGCCAGGTACAGGCCGAAGCCGCGCAGCGTGTAGGAGGTGGCGCTGTCGTCGCGGATGGTGACGTGCACGGTGTCATCGCCCACCGCCTGGCCGCCGAAGGTGGCGACGCGCTTGATCTCGCCGGGCAGTGCGGTGAGCCCCGCCGAAGGCACGAAGGCAGTCGAGGTCAGGCCGATCTGGGTGATCAGGACGGCGTTGGTGCCGGTGTTCGGCGGATTGACCAGCTTGGCGAAGCCGGCATCGGTGATTTTCAAGCGCATGCGGGGGTTACTCTCCGATCAGTTGAAGGCGGCGGAAGGCCGTGGCG is a genomic window containing:
- a CDS encoding tail fiber domain-containing protein, coding for MRLKITDAGFAKLVNPPNTGTNAVLITQIGLTSTAFVPSAGLTALPGEIKRVATFGGQAVGDDTVHVTIRDDSATSYTLRGFGLYLADGTLFASYGQADPIMEKSAASMLLLATDTRFSGIDTTQIQFGDAGFLYPPATTEVVGVVELATSTEAEDATDTQRAVTPRGVRAYTDKRFGASTPTALAKTLLSAANTSAARTALELKSAALKDTGHGNGLDADTLDGKHASEFALAGDFATVGHKHVIADVTGLQEAINDKANLSRNDFRDQQFIGGTYPLLGFGKYGAETAYIGAWEGKSTWRSWNAGRTAAGELTIAHNDVPRWNGSAMWHAGNFAPDTKMDKSGGTFTGHVAVNGNSLRSYGWNGVANDGVLVLGDTNSYIFKNGSNFTFANAAGGYTAMLNAGGTVWTSGNFDPASKISKAGDIMSGALNMYVGQGSTQVVHQRFGWANNVTRWATAMESDAALSLYSYDFTGGTPTQRASFSNVQYRENTFVGGVTSAGGNAAFIIKDRGNSNQEFHIYNTDNVFRIWSSTAQVDRLQLSAAGALWTAGGFDIGSSRKLKNIDGELSYGLAVVEKMELAAGHYKPEYNDDGRRRLFFVAEQLAELVPEAVDLEGVEFQGERVASVKLDQLLPVMAKAIQELAAEVRALKAER